The Capra hircus breed San Clemente chromosome 2, ASM170441v1, whole genome shotgun sequence genome window below encodes:
- the PHOSPHO2 gene encoding pyridoxal phosphate phosphatase PHOSPHO2 isoform X2 has translation MGLEKGDCACAESRGRVCESRALFFRHPEEAGGQSTREPRRVQHGCGSLAWVSEESGGPGRAWPGAPLVILPRGKRHQTRFQPLFSGCTGQVFYQMIHGNAEFKKSPFPCSKPEDSFPLHIA, from the exons AtggggctggagaagggagatTGCGCCTGCGCGGAAAGTCGAGGCCGGGTGTGCGAGTCGAGGGCCCTCTTTTTCCGGCACCCGGAGGAGGCTGGAGGACAGAGTACGCGGGAGCCGCGCCGAGTCCAGCATGGCTGCGGATCCCTGGCCTGGGTCAGTGAAGAGTCCGGGGGACCCGGCCGCGCTTGGCCTGGTGCTCCCCTCGTCATCCTACCCCGCGGGAAACGACACCAAACTAGGTTCCAGCCCCTATTTTCGGGATGTACCGGGCAG GTTTTCTATCAGATGATCCATGGTAATGCTG aatttaagaAGTCTCCATTCCCTTGCTCCAAACCAGAAGACTCTTTTCCCCTGCATATAGCATAG
- the PHOSPHO2 gene encoding pyridoxal phosphate phosphatase PHOSPHO2 isoform X1 produces the protein MKILLVFDFDNTIIDDNSDTWIVQCAPEKKLPIELQDSYKKGFWTEFMGRVFKYLGDEGVREDEMKRAMISMPFSPGMVELLNFIKKNKNKFDCIIISDSNSVFIDWVLEATNFHDVFDKVFTNPAAFDSNGHLTVEKHHTHSCTRCPQNLCKNVVLVEFVGEQLQQGVNYTRIVYIGDGGNDVCPVTFLKKDDIAMPRKGYALQKTLYRMCQNLEPMESSVVSWSSGVEIISYLQLLIKE, from the coding sequence ATGAAAATTTTGTTGGTTTTTGACTTTGACAATACAATCATAGATGATAATAGTGACACCTGGATTGTACAATGTGCTCCAGAGAAAAAGCTTCCTATTGAACTGCAAGATTCTTACAAAAAGGGATTTTGGACAGAATTTATGGGCAGAGTCTTTAAGTATTTGGGAGATGAAGGTGTAAGAGAAGATGAAATGAAGAGGGCAATGATATCAATGCCTTTCAGTCCAGGGATGGTGGAACTTTTAAActtcataaaaaagaacaagaataaaTTTGACTGCATTATTATTTCAGATTCAAATTCAGTCTTCATAGATTGGGTTTTAGAAGCTACCAATTTTCATGATGTGTTTGATAAAGTGTTTACAAATCCAGCAGCATTTGATAGCAATGGTCATCTCACTGTGGAAAAACATCACACTCATTCTTGTACTCGGTGCCCCCAAAATCTTTGCAAAAATGTAGTTTTGGTAGAATTTGTAGGTGAGCAGTTACAACAAGGAGTGAATTATACACGAATTGTTTATATAGGTGATGGAGGAAACGATGTCTGTCCGGtaacttttttaaagaaggaCGATATTGCTATGCCACGGAAGGGATATGCTTTACAGAAAACTCTTTATAGGATGTGTCAAAATCTTGAGCCTATGGAATCTTCAGTTGTATCTTGGTCCTCAGGTGttgaaataatttcttatttaCAACTTCTAATAAAGGAATAA